Proteins from a genomic interval of Haloferax marinisediminis:
- a CDS encoding Zn-dependent hydrolase — protein MTIRLDRERFVATMKEQAEIGATDGGGLHRLTLSDDDKEIRDWFAVQMEEEGLDIRIDEFGNMFGRREGTDPDAKPVLVGSHLDSQPYGGIYDGALGVIGALELIRTLNDEDVETTHPVEIVNWTNEEGSRFQPAMQGSGVWAGAHSLEEEYAKTDADGKVFEEELDRIGYRGDVPAEPQEAYEAYLELHVEQGPYLEENGKEVGVVTGIVGFTWGAVTFYGEADHSGPTPMHYRKDALVAAADVITQIRRIPSTLGERTVGTTGYVDVKPNSINIIPDEVTFTWGFRDPSDDVIEEAYQRVLQEAEWAAEREGIDWEWEERMRAPAVEFADQCVDAVQSAADALELDSMRIFSGAGHDATHMHSVCDTGMVFAPSENGKSHNESEYTSWDDCYAAASTLANAAVTLAGGDAQ, from the coding sequence ATGACAATCCGGTTAGATAGAGAGCGGTTCGTGGCGACGATGAAAGAGCAGGCCGAAATCGGTGCCACCGACGGTGGCGGCCTTCACCGCCTCACCCTGTCTGACGACGACAAGGAGATTCGTGATTGGTTCGCAGTGCAGATGGAAGAGGAGGGCCTCGACATCCGAATCGACGAATTCGGCAACATGTTCGGTCGACGCGAGGGAACCGACCCCGATGCCAAGCCAGTTCTCGTCGGGTCACACCTCGACTCACAGCCATATGGGGGGATATACGACGGTGCTCTGGGTGTCATCGGTGCGCTCGAACTCATCAGGACTCTCAACGACGAAGACGTCGAGACGACCCACCCCGTCGAAATCGTCAACTGGACCAACGAAGAGGGGTCTCGATTCCAACCGGCGATGCAGGGAAGCGGTGTCTGGGCAGGAGCCCACTCGCTGGAAGAAGAGTACGCGAAGACGGACGCTGACGGAAAGGTGTTCGAAGAGGAACTGGACCGAATTGGGTACAGAGGCGACGTCCCAGCAGAGCCACAAGAAGCGTACGAAGCGTACCTCGAACTACACGTCGAACAGGGGCCGTACCTCGAAGAGAACGGAAAAGAGGTCGGCGTCGTCACCGGAATCGTCGGCTTCACGTGGGGTGCAGTAACCTTCTACGGGGAGGCCGACCACTCAGGCCCGACGCCGATGCATTACCGGAAGGACGCACTCGTCGCGGCTGCGGATGTCATCACCCAGATTCGACGGATTCCGAGCACGCTCGGTGAGCGGACCGTCGGGACGACTGGCTACGTCGACGTGAAGCCGAACTCCATCAACATCATCCCCGACGAGGTGACGTTCACGTGGGGATTCCGCGACCCAAGCGACGACGTCATCGAAGAGGCGTATCAGCGCGTCCTTCAGGAGGCGGAATGGGCGGCAGAACGCGAAGGAATCGACTGGGAGTGGGAAGAGCGGATGCGTGCGCCTGCAGTCGAATTTGCTGACCAGTGTGTCGATGCGGTCCAATCGGCAGCAGATGCCCTCGAGTTAGACAGCATGCGTATCTTCAGCGGTGCAGGTCACGACGCCACGCACATGCACAGTGTCTGTGATACGGGGATGGTGTTCGCCCCGAGTGAGAACGGGAAGAGCCACAACGAATCCGAATATACGAGTTGGGACGACTGCTACGCGGCGGCGTCGACACTTGCGAACGCTGCGGTGACTCTCGCAGGCGGTGATGCGCAATGA
- a CDS encoding LLM class flavin-dependent oxidoreductase codes for MSDPEFDRLGIWNWERPDIRDEIRYAQYAEEKGFDTVWQGESRLVRDAMTVMGAYSQVTDRIKFAPGVTNCYTRNVALMAQTFSTLHELSDGRAMLGIGAWWDPLASKVGIDRQNPLRYMWEYCTVLRRLLDLENVTYDGQFISVDDIELDLVRSDAGPRQVPIYIGATGLTMNKMSGELVGKGVIDGVYMNYLIPPSHNEQAMKALTKGVEKQGGHIDDVDRPQLIAVSMDEDRDVAIDNARGLVTQYIGQQPHIRENCGIDPEIGEQVEQELGGWPASAEDIERASRLVSDEVVTNIVAAGTPEDCVQKVSDYCDAGCTEPSLYSLGPNVEEVIDTFAAYKTAK; via the coding sequence ATGAGCGACCCCGAATTCGACCGACTCGGTATCTGGAACTGGGAACGGCCAGACATTCGCGACGAGATTCGATACGCACAGTACGCCGAAGAGAAAGGATTCGACACGGTCTGGCAGGGTGAGTCACGTCTCGTTCGAGACGCGATGACCGTCATGGGAGCCTACTCACAGGTGACGGACCGAATCAAGTTCGCCCCCGGCGTGACCAACTGCTACACACGTAACGTCGCGCTGATGGCGCAGACGTTCTCGACCCTGCACGAACTCTCCGATGGCCGGGCGATGCTCGGTATCGGCGCGTGGTGGGACCCGTTGGCGTCGAAAGTCGGCATCGACCGACAGAACCCACTTCGGTACATGTGGGAGTACTGTACGGTCCTTCGTCGCTTGCTCGACCTCGAAAACGTCACGTACGACGGGCAGTTCATCTCGGTCGACGATATCGAATTAGACCTCGTGCGGTCGGACGCGGGACCACGACAGGTTCCAATCTACATCGGCGCGACGGGGCTGACGATGAACAAGATGTCTGGCGAACTCGTCGGAAAAGGAGTCATCGACGGCGTCTACATGAACTACCTGATTCCGCCATCACACAACGAACAGGCGATGAAAGCGCTGACGAAGGGTGTCGAAAAACAGGGTGGACACATCGACGACGTGGACCGTCCACAGTTAATCGCCGTCTCGATGGACGAAGACCGAGACGTCGCCATCGACAACGCTCGTGGGCTGGTTACACAGTACATCGGCCAACAACCACACATCCGTGAGAACTGTGGCATCGACCCCGAAATCGGCGAACAGGTCGAACAAGAACTCGGTGGCTGGCCTGCCTCGGCCGAAGATATCGAACGGGCGAGTCGTCTCGTTTCGGACGAAGTCGTCACGAACATCGTGGCAGCGGGCACTCCTGAAGACTGTGTGCAGAAAGTCAGTGATTACTGTGACGCTGGCTGTACGGAACCGTCTCTGTACTCTCTCGGCCCGAACGTCGAGGAAGTCATCGACACGTTCGCAGCGTACAAGACTGCTAAATAA
- a CDS encoding isochorismatase family protein has product MSSDKRATYERASMDTRVGYGAHPALLVVDLQKGFTDPENPLGGDLTAVIERTNRLLEAAHDNDVPVVFTRIITSHETGADYGIWMKKIPRLDTLAAGTKWVEIDDRLDVADTDHILDKRQASGFHGTELSSMLVAWGVDTLVVTGCTTSGCIRASVVDACANGYRTIVPEEAVGDRAIEPHESNLFDMNAKYADVRPVDEVVSYLTEQ; this is encoded by the coding sequence ATGTCTTCGGACAAGCGTGCGACGTACGAACGGGCGAGTATGGACACCCGAGTCGGATACGGGGCACATCCAGCACTGCTAGTCGTCGATTTGCAGAAGGGGTTCACTGACCCCGAAAATCCACTTGGTGGTGACTTGACTGCGGTTATCGAGCGAACCAACCGATTGCTCGAAGCCGCCCACGACAACGACGTGCCGGTGGTGTTCACACGCATTATCACCAGCCACGAGACTGGTGCCGATTACGGCATCTGGATGAAGAAGATTCCCCGACTCGATACACTTGCAGCCGGAACCAAGTGGGTCGAAATCGACGACAGACTCGACGTCGCCGACACCGACCACATCCTCGACAAGCGGCAAGCAAGCGGCTTCCACGGTACAGAACTCTCGTCGATGCTCGTCGCGTGGGGAGTCGATACACTCGTCGTCACGGGCTGTACGACAAGTGGGTGCATCCGCGCATCTGTCGTCGATGCCTGTGCGAACGGCTACCGGACAATCGTTCCCGAAGAAGCGGTCGGTGACCGAGCGATCGAGCCACACGAGTCGAATTTGTTCGACATGAACGCGAAGTACGCAGACGTTCGTCCCGTCGACGAAGTCGTCTCGTACCTCACTGAACAGTGA
- a CDS encoding SDR family NAD(P)-dependent oxidoreductase encodes MESLDGKTAVVTGASSGIGRGIAKGLAEAGATVAVNHPPNSTEAEKAATVVDEIRAAGGDAFALEGDVSDEASVRAMVETFESAHGPADVLVNNAGIVTQSPLAEMPVEMWDEVMAVDLRGVFLVTRFFLPGMLDAGRGSIVNVASQLGIKGATELVHYSAAKGGVITFTRALAREISPTVRVNAIAPGPIETDLLGDLSEEWRAAKEAELPMGRLGRVEDVVPTAVFLASDDSAYYTGQTLSPDGGDAMH; translated from the coding sequence ATGGAGTCACTCGACGGAAAAACAGCGGTAGTGACGGGAGCAAGCAGTGGAATTGGACGCGGTATCGCGAAGGGGTTAGCCGAAGCGGGGGCGACAGTCGCGGTCAACCACCCGCCGAATTCGACAGAGGCTGAAAAAGCCGCTACTGTCGTCGACGAAATCCGTGCGGCGGGAGGTGACGCATTCGCTCTCGAAGGAGACGTGAGCGATGAAGCGAGTGTCAGAGCGATGGTCGAGACGTTCGAGTCGGCACACGGTCCGGCCGACGTACTCGTCAACAATGCAGGCATCGTCACACAATCACCTCTCGCCGAGATGCCGGTCGAGATGTGGGACGAAGTGATGGCCGTGGACCTACGTGGGGTGTTTCTCGTGACGCGATTTTTCCTCCCTGGGATGCTCGACGCCGGGCGAGGAAGCATCGTCAACGTCGCATCGCAACTGGGTATCAAGGGTGCGACGGAACTGGTCCACTACTCGGCAGCGAAAGGAGGGGTCATTACGTTCACTCGAGCGCTGGCCCGTGAGATATCACCGACAGTACGGGTGAACGCCATCGCGCCCGGCCCCATCGAGACGGACTTGCTCGGTGACCTCTCTGAGGAGTGGCGTGCTGCGAAAGAGGCCGAACTCCCGATGGGGCGTCTTGGTCGTGTCGAAGACGTCGTTCCGACGGCAGTCTTCCTCGCGAGCGACGACAGTGCGTACTACACTGGGCAGACACTGAGCCCCGACGGTGGTGATGCAATGCACTAA
- a CDS encoding ABC transporter permease has protein sequence MSTKAARTSEATQGSGLASFVERINIKHVLIAYFALAALYIYLPIISIIAFSFNSGGLTFPFVEFTTRWYSELLATDAMVEAVGRSLQLAVVVMIITTILGTAAALAYRYDFWGQRGLLFLLIIGIITPGITYGVGATLFLNELLGLSKSLWLAVPVHVVWTLPFAVIVLLAGFPPNLAENEEAARVMGADNITVLRQIILPQIAPTVLGAAVFAFTLSYNEATRSLLLLGNENTMPLEVFSIASATRATPDLFALGSITTIASTLLIAIAGILVFRGRNS, from the coding sequence ATGTCAACAAAAGCCGCGCGGACGAGCGAGGCAACCCAGGGGTCTGGCCTCGCTTCGTTCGTCGAACGAATCAACATAAAGCACGTCCTCATCGCGTACTTTGCTCTTGCAGCGCTGTACATCTACCTCCCGATTATCTCCATCATCGCGTTCTCGTTCAACTCTGGGGGGCTCACGTTCCCGTTCGTCGAGTTCACCACCAGATGGTACTCTGAACTCTTAGCGACGGACGCGATGGTCGAGGCGGTTGGACGGTCACTGCAACTCGCAGTCGTGGTGATGATCATTACGACGATTCTGGGAACGGCAGCGGCGCTCGCGTACCGCTATGACTTCTGGGGACAGCGTGGGCTGTTGTTCCTGCTCATCATCGGTATCATTACGCCGGGAATCACCTACGGTGTCGGTGCGACCCTGTTCTTGAACGAGCTGCTCGGGCTCAGCAAAAGTCTCTGGTTGGCCGTCCCCGTGCACGTGGTGTGGACGCTTCCGTTCGCGGTTATCGTCTTGCTCGCGGGGTTCCCACCGAACCTCGCAGAGAACGAGGAGGCCGCACGCGTGATGGGTGCCGACAACATCACGGTGCTCCGGCAGATTATCCTTCCACAAATCGCACCGACAGTGCTCGGCGCCGCCGTGTTCGCGTTCACGCTCTCGTACAACGAAGCGACGCGTAGTCTCCTCTTGCTGGGGAACGAGAACACGATGCCGCTGGAGGTCTTCTCTATCGCATCGGCGACTCGGGCAACCCCCGACCTGTTCGCACTGGGAAGCATCACGACGATTGCCTCGACGCTTCTCATCGCCATCGCTGGCATTCTCGTCTTCCGTGGACGGAACAGCTAA
- a CDS encoding DUF3830 family protein, which translates to MTLTLTIGDESYTMTLLEDEAPESVRVLRSLLPLESELMHVRWSGYAVWVNIDDEDLGDVPRENHTVYPSRGDVLLYPGYRNEQEILIACGPTCFKSPAGELAGNHVGMLDATREELAALEVRTLRDGVQKITITE; encoded by the coding sequence ATGACGCTCACACTCACCATCGGCGACGAGTCCTACACCATGACGTTGCTCGAAGACGAAGCCCCCGAGTCTGTCCGGGTACTTCGCTCTCTCCTTCCACTCGAGTCGGAGCTAATGCACGTCCGCTGGAGCGGGTACGCGGTCTGGGTGAACATCGACGACGAAGACCTCGGCGATGTTCCTCGAGAGAACCACACAGTCTATCCATCTCGCGGTGACGTACTCCTGTACCCCGGGTATCGGAACGAACAGGAGATACTCATCGCATGTGGGCCCACGTGTTTCAAGAGTCCGGCCGGTGAACTCGCCGGAAATCACGTGGGAATGCTCGATGCCACCCGCGAAGAGCTCGCAGCGCTCGAAGTGCGGACCTTACGCGACGGAGTGCAGAAAATAACCATCACCGAGTGA
- a CDS encoding SDR family NAD(P)-dependent oxidoreductase — MSRLAGKVALVTGASSGIGNAIAATFGREGASVVVADVRRDPKLDTERSVFDKLDEVGADYTFVEMDVTDPEQIQSAIDTTVSEFGGLDILVNNAGIYYQYTVDETPLDEWDEIMDVNLRGLFLCCKLALPHLRESDNGKIINLSSILGLVGAGNSGAYCASKGAVSNLTRQMALDYAAEEINVNALAPGIIETAQNAEWRENDPELLADWQASTPWPRFGQPEDIADAALFLASDESNFVTGHILSVDGGWTAR, encoded by the coding sequence ATGTCTCGATTGGCGGGCAAAGTCGCTCTCGTGACGGGAGCGAGTTCTGGAATCGGTAATGCAATCGCAGCAACGTTCGGACGAGAAGGAGCGAGTGTCGTCGTCGCTGACGTCAGGCGGGACCCCAAACTCGATACGGAGCGGTCGGTGTTCGACAAACTCGACGAAGTCGGGGCCGACTACACGTTCGTGGAGATGGATGTAACCGACCCCGAGCAGATTCAGTCTGCAATCGACACCACCGTCTCGGAGTTCGGTGGCCTCGATATCCTCGTCAACAACGCGGGTATCTATTACCAGTACACCGTCGACGAGACCCCGCTGGACGAATGGGACGAAATCATGGACGTGAACCTCAGAGGACTGTTCCTCTGCTGTAAGCTGGCACTCCCACACCTCCGGGAGAGCGACAACGGGAAAATTATCAATCTCTCGTCGATTCTGGGCCTCGTCGGAGCTGGAAACAGCGGGGCATACTGTGCGTCGAAGGGTGCAGTATCCAACCTCACACGGCAGATGGCACTCGACTACGCTGCAGAAGAGATCAACGTGAACGCACTGGCCCCCGGTATCATCGAGACCGCCCAGAACGCAGAGTGGCGTGAGAACGACCCCGAGCTACTGGCGGACTGGCAAGCGTCGACCCCGTGGCCACGTTTCGGTCAACCCGAAGACATCGCCGATGCCGCACTCTTCCTCGCGAGCGACGAGAGCAACTTCGTCACCGGTCACATTCTGAGTGTCGACGGCGGGTGGACGGCCCGGTAA
- a CDS encoding asparaginase yields MRPDIVVLSTGGTIASTSGDGGATPQKRGAELVEAVPELENYANLTVEEVAQRPSFDMDFETITALREAVVDAVDAGAAGIVVTHGTDTMEESAYALDLTLDVDAPVVFTGAQRRPDEISSDGPANLLTAVRFAAHEQLTGVDGVYIAFDEELHAARDVTKQHTSKLDTFGSPDKGPVAVTTRDGVRFFRAPGSRSVDIPVTEPAASVEMVKSGVGVGAEQVERAVDAGVDGLVVEGTGLGNVTSALGDTIADAIDAGVTVVVTSRCGAGSVSGVYGTGGGGATLAKHGVVSGGDLPAQKARLKLVYALSVVDDDESVREFFEA; encoded by the coding sequence ATGCGACCAGACATCGTCGTTCTCAGCACAGGTGGAACCATTGCGAGTACGTCGGGAGACGGTGGTGCGACACCACAAAAACGCGGTGCTGAACTCGTCGAAGCGGTCCCTGAACTCGAAAACTACGCGAATCTCACTGTCGAAGAAGTCGCCCAGCGGCCGAGTTTCGACATGGACTTCGAGACCATCACTGCCCTTCGTGAGGCAGTGGTCGATGCTGTCGACGCGGGTGCAGCTGGAATCGTCGTCACCCATGGGACGGATACGATGGAAGAATCAGCCTACGCACTCGACCTCACGCTCGACGTCGACGCACCCGTCGTGTTCACGGGAGCACAACGGCGTCCCGACGAGATTAGTTCGGACGGACCCGCAAACCTCCTCACAGCGGTCAGATTCGCGGCACACGAACAACTCACCGGTGTCGACGGCGTCTACATCGCGTTCGACGAGGAACTCCACGCCGCCAGAGACGTGACGAAGCAGCACACCAGTAAATTGGATACGTTCGGTTCGCCTGACAAGGGACCGGTTGCCGTGACGACTCGTGACGGTGTGCGGTTCTTCCGGGCGCCCGGCAGTCGGTCGGTGGACATCCCAGTGACAGAGCCAGCAGCATCCGTCGAGATGGTCAAGTCAGGTGTTGGGGTCGGCGCTGAACAGGTCGAGCGTGCCGTCGATGCAGGCGTCGATGGCCTCGTCGTCGAGGGGACCGGTCTCGGAAACGTCACCTCAGCACTCGGGGATACCATTGCAGACGCTATCGATGCCGGCGTCACCGTCGTCGTGACGTCTCGGTGTGGGGCAGGCTCCGTCAGCGGCGTCTACGGTACTGGCGGGGGTGGAGCGACACTCGCGAAGCACGGGGTCGTGTCTGGTGGAGACTTACCAGCACAGAAAGCACGCTTGAAACTCGTGTACGCACTGAGTGTCGTCGACGACGACGAATCCGTGCGTGAATTCTTCGAAGCGTAG